A single window of Candidatus Flexicrinis affinis DNA harbors:
- a CDS encoding response regulator transcription factor, whose product MPKVLVVEDDETLLHNLASNLRSEGFNVLTATDGETGLEKIRSEVPDLIILDIMLKKLDGLTICRMVRHDSTISHIPIIMITARGNEIDKIVGLESGADDYIVKPFGLGEMLARVRAVMRRAPGQLMVQQDEIISNDLRLNLTGRRVFKGSDEIKLSNKEFDLLAELMRNRSAVLSRDLILTKVWGYDYFVDKRTVDVHIRWLREKLEDDPSDPRRIVTVRGVGYRFEG is encoded by the coding sequence ATGCCTAAGGTGCTGGTCGTCGAAGACGACGAAACCCTGCTGCACAACTTGGCGTCGAATCTGCGCAGCGAGGGGTTTAACGTCCTGACAGCGACGGATGGCGAGACCGGCCTCGAGAAGATCAGAAGCGAAGTACCTGACCTGATCATCCTCGACATCATGCTGAAGAAACTGGATGGGTTGACTATTTGCCGCATGGTTCGGCACGACTCTACGATCTCGCACATCCCGATCATCATGATCACCGCGCGAGGCAACGAGATCGACAAGATTGTCGGCTTGGAGAGCGGCGCGGACGACTACATCGTCAAGCCCTTTGGCTTGGGCGAAATGTTGGCGCGCGTACGGGCCGTCATGCGGCGCGCGCCGGGTCAGCTCATGGTACAGCAGGACGAGATCATCTCGAACGATCTACGGCTGAACTTGACAGGGCGCCGTGTTTTCAAGGGCAGCGACGAGATCAAGCTTAGCAACAAGGAGTTCGATCTGCTCGCGGAGCTCATGCGCAATCGCAGCGCGGTGCTTTCCCGCGATCTCATCCTCACCAAGGTGTGGGGGTATGACTACTTCGTGGACAAACGCACGGTCGACGTTCACATCCGCTGGCTGCGAGAAAAGCTGGAGGACGACCCGTCCGATCCTCGGCGTATCGTGACGGTACGCGGCGTGGGATATCGGTTCGAGGGTTAG
- a CDS encoding P1 family peptidase — MNDTLTAVHGVRVGHVTDESGLTGCTVVLCPDGTVGGVDQRGGAPGTRETDLLAPMHLVEHVSAVCLAGGSAFGLAAADGVMRWCEQHGHGYETRGGIMVPIVPSAIVFDLAIGNPHSRPTAEMGYAACKAASGGPVALGSVGVGTGCRVGAARGNEFATKGGVGSAAVDLGGGLIVAALAAVNCQGDVIESDGSIIAGLRSFPDAPGYANMLEWMRQTHLTPPGAEATVIGVVATNAKLSKEHTNKVAQMAHDGLARAVRPAHTMYDGDTIFALATGEVDADPSLIGAFAAEALERSIRRGVKAAVGRGGVRAWNE, encoded by the coding sequence ATGAATGACACGTTGACCGCGGTTCATGGCGTACGCGTGGGACACGTCACAGACGAGTCGGGCTTGACGGGCTGTACCGTGGTGTTGTGTCCGGACGGTACGGTTGGCGGCGTTGATCAGCGCGGTGGCGCACCCGGCACACGCGAGACCGACCTGCTGGCGCCGATGCACCTCGTCGAACATGTGTCGGCGGTGTGCTTGGCGGGTGGCAGCGCGTTTGGGCTTGCCGCCGCCGACGGGGTCATGCGGTGGTGCGAGCAGCACGGGCACGGGTATGAGACACGGGGCGGAATCATGGTCCCGATTGTGCCGTCAGCGATTGTCTTCGACCTCGCGATCGGCAACCCGCACAGTCGCCCAACCGCAGAAATGGGCTACGCCGCTTGCAAAGCCGCGAGCGGCGGTCCAGTTGCGCTTGGCAGCGTCGGCGTCGGCACGGGCTGCCGCGTTGGCGCCGCACGTGGCAACGAATTCGCCACCAAAGGGGGTGTCGGGTCCGCCGCGGTGGATCTCGGTGGCGGATTGATCGTCGCAGCACTGGCCGCCGTGAACTGCCAAGGCGATGTGATCGAGTCGGACGGTTCGATTATCGCGGGCCTGCGCAGCTTTCCGGATGCCCCCGGTTACGCCAACATGCTCGAGTGGATGCGGCAAACTCACCTTACGCCACCCGGCGCAGAAGCGACGGTCATCGGGGTTGTTGCGACCAACGCCAAGCTCAGCAAGGAGCACACCAATAAGGTCGCTCAGATGGCGCATGACGGACTGGCGCGCGCCGTTCGACCCGCGCATACGATGTATGACGGCGACACCATCTTCGCGCTAGCAACCGGTGAAGTCGATGCCGATCCCAGCTTGATCGGTGCGTTTGCCGCGGAAGCTCTCGAACGCTCCATTCGGCGTGGGGTCAAAGCTGCGGTTGGGCGCGGCGGTGTGCGGGCGTGGAACGAGTGA
- a CDS encoding DUF2007 domain-containing protein has product MTALRPQDHSPHWQSVYVTNSRPDAHIVAGRLEHEGIATLIHAEAGRDALGIYIGALGAIHVLVDIADAAAAESILYPDTGDADLLDDGEIIRNLDDSDE; this is encoded by the coding sequence ATGACAGCTCTCCGCCCACAGGATCATTCTCCGCACTGGCAAAGCGTCTACGTGACGAATTCGCGGCCGGACGCGCATATCGTGGCCGGACGCCTCGAACATGAAGGCATCGCAACCCTGATCCACGCCGAAGCCGGGCGCGACGCCCTCGGCATCTATATCGGTGCGTTGGGCGCAATTCACGTATTGGTCGACATCGCCGATGCCGCCGCCGCCGAATCCATCCTCTATCCGGACACAGGCGATGCCGATCTGCTCGATGACGGCGAAATCATACGGAATCTGGACGACAGCGATGAATGA
- a CDS encoding trypsin-like peptidase domain-containing protein, with the protein MPLLLPAFDEAMADLIAVGRRSLVQISNLSTGVGAGTIWHPDGLIVTNAHVVQHARDLRVTLDTGETLRGAVAAIDPAQDLAAVIVEAHGLPCVTLGKPRAVRSGQWVVAIGHPFGTIGAATAGTVIGLVDGLPEYGGASAWIALSLSLRPGHSGGPLLDASGRLVGINTMITGPEVGYAVPVQTAAEFLKHQVRVDVIRSA; encoded by the coding sequence ATGCCGCTGCTGCTGCCCGCCTTCGACGAAGCGATGGCCGACCTGATCGCGGTTGGCCGTCGCAGTCTTGTCCAGATTTCGAATCTCAGCACGGGCGTGGGAGCAGGTACGATCTGGCATCCGGACGGATTGATCGTGACCAACGCGCACGTCGTCCAGCATGCGCGCGACTTGCGCGTCACGCTCGATACGGGTGAGACCCTGCGCGGCGCGGTCGCCGCCATCGACCCTGCGCAGGATCTCGCCGCAGTGATCGTCGAGGCGCATGGCCTACCGTGCGTGACGCTTGGCAAACCTCGGGCCGTGCGCTCCGGACAGTGGGTGGTCGCCATCGGCCATCCGTTCGGCACCATCGGCGCGGCGACTGCAGGGACAGTCATCGGTCTCGTCGATGGTCTGCCGGAGTACGGCGGCGCATCCGCGTGGATCGCCCTCAGCCTGAGCTTGCGGCCCGGCCACTCCGGCGGCCCGCTGCTGGACGCGTCAGGTCGGTTGGTCGGCATAAACACGATGATCACCGGCCCCGAGGTTGGCTATGCGGTTCCGGTGCAAACCGCGGCTGAATTCCTCAAGCATCAAGTACGGGTGGACGTGATCCGCTCCGCCTGA
- a CDS encoding trypsin-like peptidase domain-containing protein, giving the protein MPTSLEAFSDALADAVAQAAGSIVRVEARRRLPASGIAWTDTAIVTANHVVERSEGIRIGLPSGESVPAELVGRDPSTDIAVLRVQGGLTPIARSTKDIRVGHLVMAVGRPGKNEQASAGIVSAIGSSEPSGEDDRPRRGGFSFAYSRGGGGVMLDGAIHSDVVMYPGFSGGPLIDSSGHAVGLTTSAVAAGTSLTIPVSTLERVFGQLTEHGKIKRGFIGVSLQAMRLTESLADSIGQRTGLLIVATEAGGPADAAGLYQGDIVVALDGQRTRSLDELMVLLNSDRIGKSVAVRVIRGGQAQDIPVTIAERE; this is encoded by the coding sequence ATGCCTACCTCACTTGAAGCATTTAGTGACGCCCTCGCCGATGCGGTCGCACAAGCCGCCGGCAGCATTGTCCGCGTGGAAGCCCGCCGCAGGCTGCCTGCCAGCGGTATCGCGTGGACGGACACGGCAATCGTTACCGCCAACCACGTCGTCGAACGCAGCGAAGGGATTCGCATTGGGCTGCCATCCGGCGAGTCCGTACCTGCCGAATTGGTCGGCCGCGACCCGTCCACAGACATCGCCGTGCTGCGCGTGCAAGGCGGATTGACCCCGATCGCGCGCTCGACGAAGGATATTCGCGTCGGGCATCTGGTGATGGCCGTGGGACGACCGGGGAAGAACGAACAAGCCAGCGCCGGAATCGTGAGTGCCATCGGCTCCAGCGAACCGTCCGGCGAGGACGACCGCCCGCGGCGTGGGGGCTTCAGCTTCGCTTACTCGCGCGGCGGCGGAGGAGTCATGTTGGATGGTGCGATTCACTCGGATGTGGTGATGTACCCGGGCTTCAGCGGCGGGCCTCTAATCGACTCTTCCGGGCATGCCGTAGGTCTTACAACCTCGGCGGTTGCCGCCGGCACGAGCCTGACCATTCCGGTATCGACGCTTGAGCGGGTGTTCGGTCAGTTGACGGAACACGGCAAGATCAAACGCGGATTTATCGGCGTAAGCCTGCAGGCCATGCGCTTGACCGAATCGCTCGCAGATAGTATCGGCCAGCGGACAGGACTGCTGATCGTGGCGACCGAGGCCGGCGGCCCAGCTGATGCGGCCGGGCTGTATCAAGGTGACATCGTCGTCGCGCTGGACGGACAGCGTACCCGCTCGCTGGATGAGCTGATGGTGCTTCTGAACAGCGACCGTATCGGCAAGTCGGTGGCGGTACGCGTGATCCGTGGCGGGCAGGCGCAGGACATTCCGGTGACAATCGCGGAACGCGAGTAA
- a CDS encoding polymer-forming cytoskeletal protein — MRSSRMLLIGLILLIAGGAAATEVMQATTCTVEADEVVDGTLFAVCRDLTIDGRVDGPVIAAALTVQINGTVTDDVYLLARSVDVTGTLGDDVHAFAGSIRMLAGSSIDDGALRTVSAAVQVSDGARIDGDIQTVALQLEHRGDAGRDLMFTGTSLAVSGRVVRDVHASVGDAREEMAPPLGLTLLSVLFGIEPALPGLTIEEGATVGRNVDYIAAAPARIDGSVGADITYTLASNSPTIEELVAEESRSDALRQFFGQVVQDIVALTVLGSIALLVVPRVVQRPARAVGKQVISNTIVGGVSLLLALPITALALIVSVFVVAVFALIRIDSLTVASLVTFGIVDIGGVAIFLYVAAYVARVVVAAAVGTIILERVSAKDLTSRDWMLATAVGATVIALLSALPTVGWVFNFICIAIGFGTLVRMFVRYLRTSTPHAAAPVRLVLTPGAITLSPQLPPPLVDETPPARGMDNLPEGFRWWDDE, encoded by the coding sequence ATGCGTTCTAGCCGGATGCTGCTGATCGGTTTGATCCTGCTCATCGCGGGTGGAGCCGCAGCGACCGAAGTGATGCAGGCGACGACCTGTACTGTTGAAGCGGACGAAGTGGTCGACGGCACGCTGTTTGCCGTCTGTCGCGACCTCACCATCGATGGTCGTGTCGACGGCCCTGTGATTGCCGCCGCCCTGACCGTCCAGATCAACGGAACAGTGACGGATGACGTTTACCTGTTGGCAAGAAGTGTCGACGTTACTGGCACGCTCGGGGACGATGTCCACGCGTTTGCCGGGTCGATTCGGATGCTGGCCGGATCCTCAATTGACGATGGCGCACTGCGCACGGTGAGCGCCGCGGTCCAGGTGTCGGACGGGGCGCGAATCGACGGCGACATCCAGACCGTTGCATTGCAGTTGGAGCACCGCGGCGACGCCGGGCGTGACTTGATGTTCACGGGGACGTCGTTGGCTGTCTCCGGCCGCGTTGTCCGCGACGTTCACGCTTCGGTTGGCGATGCGCGCGAGGAGATGGCGCCGCCGTTGGGCTTGACCCTGCTGTCTGTGCTGTTTGGAATCGAGCCCGCACTCCCGGGTCTGACGATTGAGGAGGGCGCGACAGTCGGCCGCAATGTCGATTACATCGCCGCGGCACCGGCGCGCATCGACGGCAGTGTGGGCGCCGACATCACCTACACGCTGGCGAGCAACTCGCCGACGATTGAGGAGTTGGTGGCTGAGGAGAGCCGCAGCGACGCGCTTCGTCAGTTCTTTGGCCAAGTCGTGCAAGACATCGTGGCGCTCACAGTCCTTGGCAGCATCGCGCTCTTGGTGGTTCCACGCGTCGTGCAGAGACCGGCACGTGCGGTGGGCAAGCAGGTAATCTCCAATACGATCGTCGGCGGCGTGAGCCTGTTGCTCGCCCTGCCGATAACGGCGTTGGCGCTGATTGTGAGTGTGTTCGTCGTCGCGGTTTTCGCGTTGATTCGCATCGACTCGCTCACGGTCGCATCGCTCGTGACCTTCGGTATCGTAGACATTGGCGGGGTGGCGATCTTCCTGTATGTGGCGGCGTACGTTGCGCGGGTCGTCGTCGCGGCCGCCGTGGGGACGATCATCCTCGAGCGTGTATCGGCGAAAGACCTTACATCGCGCGACTGGATGCTTGCGACCGCGGTCGGCGCGACCGTCATCGCGCTGTTGTCCGCCCTGCCGACGGTTGGGTGGGTATTCAACTTCATCTGTATTGCGATCGGCTTCGGTACGCTGGTTCGGATGTTTGTGCGCTATCTGCGGACGAGCACGCCACATGCGGCCGCGCCGGTGCGACTGGTATTGACTCCGGGCGCAATCACGCTGTCACCGCAGCTCCCGCCGCCGTTGGTCGACGAGACGCCGCCGGCACGCGGAATGGACAACCTTCCCGAAGGCTTTCGCTGGTGGGATGATGAGTAA
- a CDS encoding NAD(P)/FAD-dependent oxidoreductase, translating to MKTAIIGAGVAGLAAAWDLARAGHEVVVFEAADRVGGLASGFKDESWAWSLEKFYHHWFETDADLLRFARELGLDEKIMFPRPKTSYWLDGKIYRSEMNLSTLQLPLSWIGLIRLGLAGVFLKLTPWWQPLENTTADAWLRRWMGNEVYTKLWCPLLIGKFADRYRDVNMAWMWARIKARSVKLGTYEGGFQSFVDDAADVVRRAGVDIRLSTPVTSLEQVSAGWRLTAANTDIIVDRVLSTSSPSGLLKQAPALANTDYGRAVASLDSIGAVCVVYALKRSVLTDGTYWLNLPAASADKAKNPFPFLAMVEHTNWLDSANYDGDVLVYCGDYADPNHEYFTLSDEDMIDRFAQAFKTVNPDYEPSWIRKAWVWRAPYAQPVPKVGHSACIPDLATPLPGLWWASMSQVYPWDRGTNYAVEIGRRAARRIIAEAGT from the coding sequence ATGAAGACAGCCATCATCGGCGCTGGGGTCGCAGGCCTCGCCGCAGCATGGGATCTCGCTAGAGCGGGTCACGAAGTTGTGGTCTTTGAGGCCGCCGACCGAGTCGGCGGCCTAGCCAGCGGCTTTAAGGACGAGTCTTGGGCGTGGTCGCTTGAGAAGTTCTATCATCACTGGTTCGAGACGGACGCGGACTTGCTGCGATTTGCGCGCGAGCTTGGCCTTGACGAGAAGATCATGTTCCCGCGTCCAAAGACCAGCTATTGGCTCGACGGCAAGATCTACCGTTCAGAAATGAATCTATCGACTCTGCAGCTTCCGCTGTCATGGATTGGACTGATTCGCCTCGGGCTGGCCGGCGTGTTTCTCAAGCTCACGCCGTGGTGGCAGCCGCTGGAGAATACGACAGCAGATGCATGGCTGCGGCGATGGATGGGCAACGAGGTTTATACCAAGTTATGGTGTCCGCTGCTGATCGGTAAGTTTGCCGACCGCTACCGCGACGTGAATATGGCGTGGATGTGGGCGCGGATCAAGGCGCGCAGCGTCAAGCTTGGCACGTATGAAGGCGGCTTCCAGTCCTTTGTCGACGACGCGGCCGACGTGGTGCGCAGGGCGGGTGTCGATATTCGACTGTCGACGCCGGTGACATCGCTCGAGCAGGTGTCGGCAGGCTGGCGACTCACCGCTGCGAACACGGACATCATCGTCGACCGTGTGCTTTCGACATCATCGCCTTCCGGGCTGCTGAAGCAAGCGCCCGCGCTCGCCAATACCGACTATGGCCGCGCTGTTGCCAGCTTGGATTCGATCGGCGCGGTTTGCGTCGTGTATGCGTTGAAGCGCAGCGTACTGACCGATGGCACATACTGGCTCAACCTGCCGGCGGCGTCGGCGGACAAGGCCAAGAACCCGTTTCCGTTTCTTGCTATGGTCGAGCATACCAACTGGCTGGACAGCGCAAATTACGATGGTGACGTACTGGTGTACTGTGGCGATTATGCCGACCCGAACCACGAGTACTTCACACTCTCGGACGAGGACATGATCGACCGGTTTGCGCAGGCGTTCAAGACCGTGAATCCCGACTACGAGCCGAGCTGGATCCGCAAGGCGTGGGTGTGGCGCGCGCCGTACGCACAGCCCGTGCCGAAGGTCGGCCACTCGGCCTGCATCCCTGATCTGGCTACACCGCTTCCGGGGTTGTGGTGGGCGAGCATGAGTCAGGTTTACCCGTGGGACCGCGGCACCAATTACGCCGTTGAGATCGGTCGGCGCGCGGCGCGGCGCATCATCGCCGAGGCGGGCACATGA
- a CDS encoding UDP-glucose/GDP-mannose dehydrogenase family protein, which produces MKHICVIGTGYVGLVNATCFAELGNMVVTVDIDERKIAALNNGEMPIYEPGLAEIVDRNVRAGRLSFTTSYEEGMRDAEFAFICVGTPEGDDGEAELKYVRSAAASIAAHMTHPLIIINKSTVPVGTGDIVANVVKNNLPQPIKFAVVSCPEFLREGAAVQDFMFPDRTVLGSIEEDRWAAEAVAQLYLPLRAPIVMTDLRTAEMIKYASNAFLATRLSFINEIANICERLGADVIEVAQGMGFDKRIGHHFLQPGIGYGGSCFPKDVKALTFMAAEAGAHPQLLNAVTDINKFQRKLAVNKLHDLLGDCSGKTIAILGLAFKENTDDIRESPSLDIAKTLLSRGAIVRGYDPVAMEAAGDAMPDIIMCENAYDAVAGADAVLIGTPWNEFKQLDLARLHTLLNQPIMVDGRNMYDPQRMKALGFQYRGVGRGYNGDD; this is translated from the coding sequence ATGAAACACATTTGCGTGATTGGTACCGGGTATGTGGGGCTGGTTAACGCGACCTGTTTCGCCGAGCTGGGCAACATGGTCGTGACCGTCGACATTGACGAACGCAAGATCGCCGCGCTGAACAACGGCGAAATGCCGATCTACGAGCCGGGGCTGGCCGAGATTGTCGATCGCAACGTGCGCGCGGGCCGTCTGTCGTTCACGACATCCTACGAAGAGGGGATGCGTGACGCCGAGTTCGCGTTTATCTGCGTCGGCACGCCAGAAGGGGACGACGGCGAGGCGGAGCTGAAGTACGTGCGGTCAGCGGCCGCTAGCATCGCGGCTCACATGACGCATCCGCTCATCATCATCAACAAGTCAACGGTTCCGGTTGGAACAGGCGACATCGTGGCAAACGTCGTGAAGAATAATCTGCCACAGCCCATCAAGTTCGCGGTCGTGAGCTGCCCGGAGTTCCTGCGCGAAGGCGCGGCGGTGCAGGACTTCATGTTCCCGGATCGCACCGTCCTCGGCTCGATCGAGGAAGATCGCTGGGCGGCCGAGGCGGTCGCGCAGTTGTACCTACCACTTCGGGCGCCGATTGTGATGACCGACCTGCGCACGGCGGAGATGATCAAGTATGCGTCGAATGCCTTTCTGGCGACGCGCCTGAGCTTCATTAACGAGATCGCCAACATCTGCGAACGGCTTGGCGCCGACGTGATCGAAGTGGCGCAAGGCATGGGGTTCGACAAACGGATCGGGCACCACTTCTTGCAGCCCGGAATTGGGTATGGCGGAAGCTGTTTCCCGAAGGACGTGAAGGCTCTGACGTTCATGGCCGCGGAAGCGGGCGCGCATCCACAGCTTCTGAACGCTGTGACCGACATCAACAAGTTCCAGCGCAAACTGGCCGTCAACAAGCTGCACGACCTGCTGGGCGACTGCAGTGGCAAGACGATCGCCATACTGGGGTTGGCGTTCAAGGAGAACACAGACGACATCCGCGAGTCGCCGTCGTTGGACATCGCAAAGACACTGCTTTCGCGCGGTGCGATCGTACGCGGTTACGATCCTGTGGCCATGGAGGCCGCAGGTGACGCGATGCCGGACATCATCATGTGCGAGAATGCGTATGACGCTGTCGCCGGGGCGGATGCTGTTCTGATCGGCACGCCGTGGAACGAATTCAAGCAGCTTGACCTGGCGCGGTTGCACACGTTGTTGAACCAGCCGATTATGGTCGACGGGCGCAATATGTACGATCCACAGCGCATGAAAGCGCTAGGTTTCCAATATCGCGGTGTCGGCCGCGGCTACAACGGTGACGACTAG
- a CDS encoding insulinase family protein, with the protein MTVQRHVLDNGLVAILKEVQSAPLISWWVLYRIGSRNEPTGKTGISHWVEHMMFKGTDAFPAKEVDKMFDRLGGTWNAQTSFDYTAYYETLPADKIDLALRHEADRMVNARFDVEEVESERTVIISERQGLENSPLFWLDEEISAAAFRVHGYHHEIVGDLHDLRTMTRDDLYSHYRRYYVPNNAIVVAVGAFDPDDMLARIRQHFGAVPAGDTPVPFVRPEPEQQGERRVVVERPGHTAFLEYAYRAPAASDDDFYALTILNSILTGPDGQIDNKTSRLYRALVETEIAASIGGGLVPTVDPYVYSIIVTLRDGRTIAEAEAVLEAEIARLIAGDVSQAEVDKAKKQARASFAYTTETVTGQGYWLAFAENLGSYTWFEGYIDSLDQVTLDDVKSAAVRYLRPKNRVVGHLIPTGLQDGAHDEDDDDAE; encoded by the coding sequence GTGACAGTACAGAGGCACGTCCTTGACAACGGTCTCGTCGCCATCCTCAAAGAGGTTCAAAGCGCCCCACTGATTAGCTGGTGGGTGCTCTACCGCATCGGAAGCCGCAACGAGCCGACGGGTAAGACAGGCATCTCGCATTGGGTCGAACACATGATGTTCAAGGGAACCGATGCGTTCCCCGCCAAAGAAGTCGACAAGATGTTCGACCGGCTTGGCGGCACGTGGAATGCCCAAACCTCGTTCGACTACACGGCGTACTACGAGACCCTCCCTGCAGACAAGATCGACCTTGCGCTGCGCCATGAGGCGGACCGCATGGTTAACGCGCGCTTCGATGTCGAGGAGGTCGAGTCCGAGCGCACCGTCATCATCAGCGAGCGGCAGGGTCTCGAGAACTCGCCACTGTTCTGGCTCGACGAGGAGATTTCGGCCGCGGCATTCCGCGTGCACGGGTACCATCACGAGATCGTTGGCGACCTGCACGATCTGCGCACGATGACGCGCGACGATCTGTATTCACACTACCGGCGCTATTACGTGCCCAACAACGCGATTGTGGTCGCCGTCGGAGCATTCGACCCGGACGACATGCTTGCGCGGATTCGCCAGCACTTCGGCGCAGTTCCAGCAGGCGACACGCCGGTGCCGTTCGTGCGCCCCGAGCCAGAGCAGCAGGGCGAACGGCGTGTCGTGGTCGAGCGACCGGGCCATACGGCGTTTCTCGAATACGCCTATCGTGCGCCGGCCGCCAGCGACGACGACTTCTATGCGCTGACGATCCTCAACAGCATTCTCACCGGCCCAGATGGTCAGATCGACAACAAGACGAGTCGCTTATACCGTGCATTGGTCGAGACCGAAATCGCCGCATCAATTGGTGGCGGGCTGGTCCCGACGGTCGATCCGTACGTGTACTCGATCATCGTGACGCTGCGCGATGGACGAACGATCGCGGAGGCCGAAGCGGTGCTTGAAGCGGAGATTGCACGCCTGATCGCCGGCGACGTATCGCAAGCGGAGGTCGACAAGGCCAAGAAACAGGCTCGGGCCTCGTTCGCGTACACGACCGAGACGGTGACCGGACAGGGTTACTGGCTGGCGTTCGCCGAGAACCTCGGCTCATACACGTGGTTCGAGGGGTATATCGACAGCCTCGATCAGGTGACACTGGATGACGTGAAATCGGCGGCGGTTCGCTATCTGCGGCCGAAGAACCGCGTGGTCGGGCACTTGATCCCGACCGGACTTCAAGACGGAGCACACGACGAGGACGATGATGACGCAGAATAA
- a CDS encoding insulinase family protein: MMTQNNVAHAMPNSSNITRTVLSNGVTVLVRANPSVKSVVLVGQMRGGSLYEASQYNGLASMTAASLMRGTAARDLQTIASRLEDIGADFDFAAGVHHVSFGGKALAEDLPVLIDTLSDCVMHPVFPSDQVDRLRGEVMTWLQYSLQDTRRQAARAFRESLYDVSHPYHYSPRGTLESLPGIDAQMLKQFHASNYGPEGMTIVIVGAVDPAEAVDAVRAKLEMWAVPDQAPARSAGSAANVERTVHTHVPIPGKTQSDVVIGVVGPERRSPDFQAARIANSILGEFGMMGRIGDEVREKAGMAYYAYSKLEGGYGPGAWSISAGVNPLNVERAVDLSLQEVRKMADQLVTEAELDDNKSYFVGRMPLQLETNEGLASAILSMETYELGLDYLVDYPAHVNAVTADAVREALRTYWVPDAAVVAVAGPADQG; the protein is encoded by the coding sequence ATGATGACGCAGAATAACGTGGCGCACGCTATGCCGAACTCGTCCAACATTACCCGGACCGTGCTCTCCAATGGCGTCACGGTGCTGGTGCGCGCGAATCCGAGCGTGAAATCGGTGGTGCTCGTCGGACAGATGCGGGGCGGCTCGCTTTACGAGGCGTCGCAGTACAACGGGCTGGCCTCCATGACCGCAGCTAGCCTCATGCGAGGTACGGCGGCCCGCGACTTGCAGACGATTGCATCGCGCCTGGAGGACATCGGCGCGGACTTCGACTTCGCCGCGGGCGTGCATCACGTCAGCTTCGGCGGAAAGGCGCTTGCGGAAGACCTGCCAGTGCTGATCGATACGCTGTCTGACTGTGTGATGCACCCGGTGTTCCCGTCCGATCAGGTGGACCGGTTGCGCGGCGAGGTGATGACGTGGCTGCAGTACAGCCTGCAAGACACCCGGCGGCAGGCGGCGCGCGCATTCCGCGAGTCGCTTTACGATGTCTCGCATCCGTACCACTATTCGCCGCGCGGCACGTTGGAGTCGCTGCCCGGGATCGACGCGCAGATGCTCAAGCAGTTCCACGCGTCGAACTACGGCCCGGAGGGCATGACCATCGTCATCGTCGGCGCGGTGGATCCCGCCGAGGCCGTCGATGCCGTGCGCGCCAAGCTGGAGATGTGGGCTGTGCCGGATCAAGCGCCGGCGCGGTCTGCCGGTAGTGCAGCGAACGTTGAACGGACTGTCCACACGCATGTGCCGATCCCCGGCAAGACGCAGTCGGACGTGGTCATCGGCGTTGTTGGGCCCGAGCGACGCAGTCCGGACTTTCAGGCGGCGCGGATCGCCAACAGCATTCTTGGCGAATTCGGCATGATGGGGCGTATCGGAGACGAGGTGCGCGAGAAGGCCGGCATGGCCTACTATGCGTACTCCAAGCTCGAAGGCGGCTACGGGCCGGGCGCGTGGTCGATATCGGCAGGGGTTAATCCCTTGAACGTCGAGCGTGCCGTCGACCTGTCGCTGCAGGAAGTGCGCAAAATGGCAGATCAGCTTGTGACTGAAGCCGAGCTTGACGACAACAAGTCGTACTTTGTCGGGCGGATGCCGCTGCAGCTTGAAACGAACGAGGGGCTGGCCAGTGCAATCCTGTCGATGGAGACTTACGAGCTGGGGCTCGACTATCTAGTGGATTACCCGGCGCATGTCAACGCCGTGACGGCCGACGCCGTGCGCGAGGCGTTGCGTACCTATTGGGTGCCGGATGCGGCGGTGGTCGCTGTGGCAGGCCCGGCCGATCAGGGGTAG